DNA sequence from the Meleagris gallopavo isolate NT-WF06-2002-E0010 breed Aviagen turkey brand Nicholas breeding stock unplaced genomic scaffold, Turkey_5.1 ChrUn_random_7180001873843, whole genome shotgun sequence genome:
CCCCCTATCGGCCtttcaaaatgcaatggaaggaaaaaaaaacaaaacagtggaaacgatctatggaggaaaacttctTTTACTcactatgatatcggaatgcaagataacacaatataatacaatctaattgaatTTGAGACTAATAgatcaaataagataggagagttcctgagaccaaATAAAACCCAAAAAGCTTGGAATGGCTCAGAAAgcccctccagcacccactgccaggaaGGGCCAGAGCCCATGACTTCCGTGATGTacagggacaggtacctggatCGGAGCATTAACACTGTAACTCCCTGTGCACTACATGATGCTATGATGCggaataaaaacataaaaccatggcAGGGTGTTGGCCCGGCCCCGCAGCTGTGGCACCGTGCAGTTCCCTCCTGaccccccagcagcagcacacggCAGCTCCACCAGCTGCTGGTGCACAGAGAGGGACAGGAAGCAGCAATTTGGCCCCCGGGCAGAGATGGGCAGTGGGGTGGGAGAGCAGGCTGGGGCGGGCTGAGCGCCTTGTCCCAGAGgacagcctgggctgctctgctcagccatGTGGCTGGAGCCAGCTGGTCTCAGCCACACCTGGAACTGAGGTTAGAGAAGGGTCCGGAAGCCCAGGAAGGGGGGCCGATAAATAGGGGCACACACAAGTCTGGGGGGCTCCCTGCACCAAACACCCCCGTCAGCAGGTCTGACACTGGGTCTGGGACTGCTGACCTCTCTGCCTCTCcgtctctttctctcttctcttttttccttgcGCTTGCTGAGAGGTGCAAGGCTCACCCAGATTTCCCTTGAAACCACAGAGTGGGGGTGGATGTGGCTGAGGGAGGGCCAACCCCTGCAGCAACCTGTTCTGCGGAGAGCTTCCACTGAGACTGATGTTCGTGTGCAGACCCGAGCGTTCCTTCCCTTAATCCTACGGGGGCTGCTGAAAGCAGGGGGCTGGCAGCCAGCATCCACCGTGCCCACGGCAGGCAGTGGAGGCACCACGATGCCCCAGCACGAGGATGGGGCAGGGCTGGCCCCGAGCAGAGGGAGCTCCCACCCCACGCCGCACTCAGACCCACAGCCAGGAGACGTTGGATTCTGCTGTATTCAAGGCGTGCCATCACCAGTGACCTGACTGACTGCGATGGCAGGGAAGGGCACGGTGGGGCGGAGGGGCCTCAGGTCCTTCTTGGCCTCTCCCGTCTCCTCCTCCACATCCTCTCTGCGCACAGGGAGGCACAGCCTGCGCTCCTCGCTGCCTCCGTGCCTGATGGTGACACCAGGAGCCAGCCGGACGGTGTCCAGCAAGGAGCCCAGCACCAGGGACCGGGAGCTGCCGGGCCGCTGNNNNNNNNNNNNNNNNNNNNNNNNNNNNNNNNNNNNNNNNNNNNNNNNNNNNNNNNNNNNNNNNNNNNNNNNNNNNNNNNNNNNNNNNNNNNNNNNNNNNNNNNNNNNNNNNNNNNNNNNNNNNNNNNNNNNNNNNNNNNNNNNNNNNNNNNNNNNNNNNNNNNNNNNGCCCGGGGCGGTGCTGCGCCCGTCGCACGCCTTCACCTCAGTGCGCGGAGATCTCCGTGCCCAGATCTTCATCAGGTCGCTGCGGGAGGGGGGCTGTGGCACTCCGTGCCCGTCAGCTTCCGCTGCATCCCTGACCTCCGTCCACACCCGCGGCTCTGGGTGTTTGACGCCAGGCAGGCGCCGGGGCCGTGCCGTGTTGCGGCTGGGCGGGGccggcagcagggctggcacaggGGGGCTGCCTGATCCTCTCTCGGGGGGCTGGGGAGCGTCGAGAACCTCATCCTGCTCCAACGGTGTTGGGGAAGGCGGCGGCACATCGCCACCGTCAGCCTCGGATGGAGCGGCGTCCGTGTCGGTGCTGGAAACCTGGGCAGAGCGCAGGGACAGCAGTGGGACCGGGGGCGCGGAGCACAGCGCCCGGCCTCCCTGGGAAAGGGCAAAGCAGGGCTGCTTAGGGGTGAGTTACGGTGTGCCGTCGGGGTGAGCCGACTCCCCCATCCTGGCCCCACGTGCGAGGAGAACAGAAACCCACAGcgctggggggaggaggggaaggggaaggagaaggggaaggagaagggcgCATCACCTCTCCGTGCCCTGGGGCCGGACACACTCGCAGGCTGGGCACGGCACCCTCAGCCCAGGCGTCGGCGGCAACCGGCGNNNNNNNNNNNNNNNNNNNNNNNNNNNNNNNNNNNNNNNNNNNNNNNNNNNNNNNNNNNNNNNNNNNNNNNNNNNNNNNNNNNNNNNNNNNNNNNNNNNNNNNNNNNNNNNNNNNNNNNNNNNNNNNNNNNNNNNNNNNNNNNNNNNNNNNNNNNNNNNNNNNNNNNNNNNNNNNNNNNNNNNNNNNNNNNNNNNNNNNNNNNNNNNNNNNNNNNNNNNNNNNNNNNNNNNNNNNNNNNNNNNNNNNNNNNNNNNNNNNNNNNNNNNNNNNNNNNNNNNNNNNNNNNNNNNNNNNNNNNNNNNNNNNNNNNNNNNNNNNNNNNNNNNNNNNNNNNNNNNNNNNNNNNNNNNNNNNNNNNNNNNNNNNNNNNNNNNNNNNNNNNNNNNNNNNNNNNNNNNNNNNNNNNNNNNNNNNNNNNNNNNNNNNNNNNNNNNNNNNNNNNNNNNNNNNNNNNNNNNNNNNNNNNNNNNNNNNNNNNNNNNNNNNNNNNNNNNNNNNNNNNNNNNNNNNNNNNNNNNNNNNNNNNNNNNNNNNNNNNNNNNNNNNNNNNNNNNNNNNNNNNNNNNNNNNNNNNNNNNNNNNNNNNNNNNNNNNNNNNNNNNNNNNNNNNNNNNNNNNNNNNNNNNNNNNNNNNNNNNNNNNNNNNNNNNNNNNNNNNNNNNNNNNNNNNNNNNNNNNNNNNNNNNNNNNNNNNNNNNNNNNNNNNNNNNNNNNNNNNNNNNNNNNNNNNNNNNNNNNNNNNNNNNNNNNNNNNNNNNNNNNNNNNNNNNNNNNNNNNNNNNNNNNNNNNNNNNNNNNNNNNNNNNNNNNNNNNNNNNNNNNNNNNNNNNNNNNNNNNNNNNNNNNNNNNNNNNNNNNNNNNNNNNNNNNNNNNNNNNNNNNNNNNNNNNNNNNNNNNNNNNNNNNNNNNNNNNNNNNNNNNNNNNNNNNNNNNNNNNNNNNNNNNNNNNNNNNNNNNN
Encoded proteins:
- the LOC109364589 gene encoding uncharacterized protein LOC109364589 → PVAADAWAEGAVPSLRVCPAPGHGEVSSTDTDAAPSEADGGDVPPPSPTPLEQDEVLDAPQPPERGSGSPPVPALLPAPPSRNTARPRRLPGVKHPEPRVWTEVRDAAEADGHGVPQPPSRSDLMKIWARRSPRTEVKACDGRSTAPRPGSSRSLVLGSLLDTVRLAPGVTIRHGGSEERRLCLPVRREDVEEETGEAKKDLRPLRPTVPFPAIAVSQVTGDGTP